A DNA window from Hydractinia symbiolongicarpus strain clone_291-10 chromosome 6, HSymV2.1, whole genome shotgun sequence contains the following coding sequences:
- the LOC130648257 gene encoding uncharacterized protein LOC130648257, with product MKLFDHEYFFKQFRMSPTRFEHLLSLIAPIITKCSLRREAISPSERLCLTLPYLVTGDSQVSIACSYRVSPTSITRIVAETCEALWTMLLREGYLKCPTTSEEWKKISQKFEELWNFLNCVGAIDGKHVMMQAPASSGSTFFNYKKHHSIVLLAVCNATYEFTLVDVGQSGRNSDGGVFLNSDLGTAINDQTLGIPNARILRGTQENFPYVFVGDEAFPLKRFMMKPYARSNLNSKKRICNYRFSRARRVIENCFGICASRFRIFRRPIIRKIETVVKITKAVVALHNYLMKHKSASYCPSGYPDVEATNGITPGEWRSETTDCNGLLPIANQGSNNFSRSAAQIRDQFCRYFNSPAGSLSWQWDIVNTTADM from the coding sequence ATGAAATTGTTTGACCATGagtacttttttaaacaatttcgcATGTCACCAACCCGGTTTGAGCATTTGTTGTCACTGATTGCTCCAATTATTACGAAATGTTCATTGCGCAGGGAGGCAATTAGTCCGTCAGAAAGACTTTGTTTAACATTACCCTATCTAGTGACTGGTGATTCTCAAGTATCCATTGCATGTAGTTATCGCGTAAGTCCGACATCAATTACTCGCATAGTTGCAGAAACGTGCGAAGCTCTTTGGACGATGTTATTGAGAGAAGGCTACTTGAAATGTCCTACAACGAGTGAAGAGTGGAAAAAAATATCCCAAAAGTTCGAAGAATTATGGAACTTTTTAAACTGCGTAGGTGCAATTGATGGTAAACACGTTATGATGCAAGCACCTGCATCATCTGGCtctactttttttaattataaaaagcaTCACAGCATAGTTCTGTTAGCTGTATGTAATGCCACTTACGAATTTACGCTAGTGGACGTAGGTCAGTCAGGACGGAATAGCGATGGAGGAGTGTTTTTAAATAGTGACCTTGGAACGGCAATAAACGATCAAACGTTGGGCATTCCTAATGCAAGAATACTTCGTGGAACTCAAGAGAATTTCCCATATGTTTTTGTGGGTGATGAAGCATTTCCCCTCAAGCGATTTATGATGAAACCATATGCTAGAAGCAATCTTAATAGCAAAAAAAGAATATGTAACTACCGCTTTTCTCGAGCACGGAGGGTTATAGAGAATTGTTTTGGAATATGCGCTTCAAGATTTCGAATCTTCCGTCGAccaataataagaaaaatagaGACTGTTGTGAAAATAACAAAAGCTGTGGTGGCTCTCCATAATTATTTAATGAAACACAAATCGGCTAGTTATTGCCCCTCAGGTTACCCTGATGTAGAGGCGACAAATGGTATAACACCTGGAGAATGGCGAAGTGAAACAACAGATTGTAATGGCTTATTACCTATCGCTAACCAAGGTTCTAATAATTTTAGTAGGTCAGCAGCACAGATACGAGATCAATTTTGCAGATACTTTAATTCTCCGGCTGGTTCATTAAGTTGGCAATGGGATATAGTAAATACAACTGCAGATATGTGA